The proteins below come from a single Gossypium raimondii isolate GPD5lz chromosome 2, ASM2569854v1, whole genome shotgun sequence genomic window:
- the LOC105788516 gene encoding G patch domain-containing protein TGH, whose amino-acid sequence MDSDEEDYVFFGTPIEREEEITSRRKKAAAEASGNLRSLPPWKQEVRDEEGRRRFHGAFTGGFSAGYFNTVGTKEGWAPQSFTSSRKSRAEVKQQSIFNFLDEDEKAELEGTLGTSSQFDTFGFTAAEFARKQADKEQKQRPSAIPGPVPDELVLPASESIGVKLLLKMGWRHGRAIKDSRARSLYDARREARKAFLAFASEDVKAPYPANEPDEEPESFMAQPVDNDTRSSKSLPAFVCNPKQDLHGLGYDPFKHAPEFREKKRLHLSNDKQHGYRKAISIKDSLFGSKSGKAAPGFGIGALEEYDAEDEDIYGAGYDFEETCVEEDEEPSILSIESKQPSRLSIESKQKVVAKDQGVLPGFKVASVSDYQLERFDPPIIPKDFVPHHKFPGPLETLRKLDVPSPPEVPPPDDSNLKLLIEGVAKLVTRCGKLFEDLSRKKNQSNPLFSFLSGGDGHDYYERRLWEEHQKLGDQAKLSLDGKHSPSARKMTAEGRGKLLGEKPLDRSTKETTSSSIASREFQLQFNLSDTFKKPDSFSKLPEVAKPFKDDPAKQERFEQFLKEKYEGGLRSTGYSSASNMSEAARAREKLDFEAAAEVLEKGKWGKESMVSTQPLDFLAAGMQFTSGGLEQVKDTHAEDLVTKEKYPRREEFQWRPLPVLCKRFDLIDPFMGKPPPAPRARSKIDSLLFIPDSVKGAKPEEDAITNRDVPAAQTGAQKTIEGAAEEEIDIVAENVERPVDLYKAIFSDDSDEDEEDTITKKVEDPEKKIEVATTTLNRLIAGDFLESLGKELGFEVPPDTPYSTNKASSSAQIETPNSDAVIAKVGTVEGHRTFCAANVGTGTSLNPEQESTQGGESPKNESIPGKSVRYSSKHTDGLSENISGTVNADKFPPEDKKVRSPSSCQRNWSSSSSSEYERSRKHSRRHRYRSSDSYSDSSSDDRDRYHSRSKGKRKRSSREKSSSSRKHSKHHKHRSRDSPSRSHHGSEREHSESRKEKRKRRN is encoded by the exons ATGGATTCGGACGAGGAGGATTACGTGTTCTTCGGTACACCGATAGAGCGGGAAGAGGAGATCACCAGCCGTCGGAAGAAAGCCGCCGCCGAAGCTTCTGGTAACCTCCGCTCCCTCCCTCCCTGGAAGCAAGAG GTTAGAGATGAAGAAGGACGCAGAAGATTCCATGGTGCATTTACAGGTGGATTTTCTGCTGGTTACTTCAATACGGTGGGCACTAAAGAGG GTTGGGCCCCACAATCATTTACATCATCAAGGAAGAGCAGAGCTGAAGTCAAACAGCAGagcattttcaactttttagaTGAAGATGAGAAAGCA GAATTGGAAGGTACTTTGGGAACATCTTCACAGTTTGACACATTTGGATTTACAGCTGCTGAGTTTGCTCGCAAACAAGCCGATAAGGAGCAAAAGCAAAG GCCATCTGCAATTCCTGGACCTGTTCCTGATGAACTTGTCCTGCCAGCCTCTGAGTCTATAG GTGTGAAATTGCTGCTGAAGATGGGATGGAGACATGGTCGTGCAATCAAGGATTCTCGTGCTAGGTCATTATATG ATGCTCGTAGAGAAGCTAGAAAGGCTTTTCTAGCATTTGCTTCTGAGGATGTGAAGGCACCATATCCTGCTAATGAGCCTGATGAAGAACCTGAAAGCTTCATGGCGCAGCCTGTTGACAATGATACTCGATCTTCTAAAAGCTTACCT GCTTTTGTGTGCAACCCTAAGCAGGATTTACATGGTTTAGGATATGATCCATTCAAGCATGCTCCTGAATTTAGGG AAAAGAAGAGATTGCACCTGTCGAATGATAAGCAGCATGGGTACAGGAAAGCTATATCAATAAAAGATAGTCTCTTTGGTTCCAAGT CAGGAAAAGCTGCTCCTGGATTTGGAATTGGTGCACTTGAAGAATATGATGCTGAAGATGAGGATATCTATGGTGCTG GTTATGACTTTGAAGAAACATGCGTTGAAGAGGATGAAGAGCCATCAATATTGAGCATAGAGAGTAAACAACCTTCAAGGTTGAGCATAGAGAGTAAACAAAAGGTGGTTGCTAAAGATCAGGGTGTTCTGCCTGGTTTCAAAGTTGCATCAGTTTCTGACTACCAGTTAGAAAG GTTTGATCCTCCTATAATCCCAAAGGATTTTGTTCCACACCACAAATTTCCTGGACCTCTTGAGACACTGAGGAAGCTCGATGTTCCCTCTCCCCCAGAAGTTCCTCCTCCAGATGATAGTAATCTGAAACTCTTAATTGAGGGGGTTGCTAAATTAGTGACTCGATGTGGTAAATTATTTGAGGATCTCTCAAGAAAGAAGAACCAGTCAAATCCATTATTCAGTTTTCTTTCTGGAGGAGATGGACATGATTATTACGAAAGGAGACTGTGGGAGGAGCATCAGAAACTTGGTGATCAAGCCAAGCTGTCATTGGATGGAAAACATTCCCCAAGTGCACGGAAGATGACGGCAGAGGGCCGTGGCAAATTATTAGGAGAAAAACCTTTGGACAGAAGCACAAAAGAGACTACAAGCTCATCAATCGCATCTAGGGAGTTTCAACTTCAGTTCAATCTTTCTGATACATTTAAAAAACCTGATTCATTT AGTAAGTTGCCCGAAGTTGCAAAACCGTTCAAAGATGATCCTGCAAAGCAAGAAAGATTTGAGCAGTTTCTCAAGGAGAAGTATGAAGGAGGGCTTCGTTCTACTGGTTATAGTTCGGCTAGTAACATGTCAGAAGCTGCTCGTGCTCGTGAAAAATTGGATTTTGAGGCAGCTGCTGAGGTACTAGAGAAAGGGAAATGGGGAAAGGAAAGCATGGTTTCAACACAGCCATTGGACTTTCTAGCCGCTGGAATGCAGTTTACTTCTGGCGGACTAGAG CAAGTTAAAGATACTCATGCTGAAGATTTGGTGACAAAGGAGAAGTACCCAAGAAGGGAGGAGTTCCAATGGCGACCTTTGCCTGTTTTATGCAAGCGCTTTGATCTCATTGATCCTTTTATGGGGAAG CCACCACCAGCCCCACGTGCGAGAAGTAAGATTGATTCTCTACTTTTCATTCCAGATTCTGTTAAAGGTGCTAAACCGGAAGAAGATGCTATTACAAATAGAGACGTTCCTGCTGCTCAAACTGGCGCTCAAAAGACAATTGAAGGTGCAGCTGAAGAGGAAATTGATATTGTAGCTGAAAATGTTGAAAGGCCCGTTGATCTCTATAAG GCAATTTTTTCTGATGATtctgatgaagatgaagaagacaCAATTACCAAAAAGGTGGAGGATCCGGAGAAGAAGATTGAAGTGGCAACTACAACACTGAACCGTTTGATAGCAGGTGACTTTCTAGAATCCCTGGGAAAAGAACTGGGCTTCGAGGTTCCCCCTGACACACCCTACTCAACAAATAAAGCCAGCTCGTCTGCTCAGATAGAAACACCAAACAGTGATGCTGTGATTGCGAAAGTTGGTACTGTTGAAGGCCATAGAACCTTCTGTGCTGCTAATGTTGGCACTGGAACATCTCTAAACCCTGAACAAGAATCTACTCAAGGCGGTGAATCCCCCAAAAATGAATCCATTCCTGGCAAGTCTGTGAGATATAGTAGCAAGCATACTGATGGTTTATCTGAGAACATATCTGGTACAGTCAATGCAGATAAGTTTCCTCCAGAGGATAAGAAAGTCAGATCACCCTCCAGCTGTCAGAGAAACTGGAGCAGCAGCTCCTCATCAGAATATGAAAGGAGTAGAAAACATTCTAGGCGACATCGTTATAGAAGCAGTGATTCATACAGTGACTCATCCAGCGATGATCGTGATCGCTACCATTCCAGGTCAAAAGGAAAACGGAAAAGATCCTCCAGGGAAAAGAGTAGTAGCAGCAGAAAACACTCAAAACATCATAAGCACAGAAGCAGGGACTCTCCCAGTAGGTCCCATCATGGTTCAGAGAGAGAACATTCAGAATccaggaaagagaaaagaaaacgaAGGAATTGA